A region of Lichenibacterium dinghuense DNA encodes the following proteins:
- a CDS encoding protein-L-isoaspartate O-methyltransferase family protein, producing the protein MDRRTFLIGAGSLAASALLWRPGLALADTPKPYDASMTPPVTNRDDFVKWMVANRAEDPKFLNEKWDRYEALLRNHDIWDAKDGRAFLLTPREDFVRPANLSRAYDHAFLDIGYGVTISGPHAVARMTSSLDVKPGEKVLEIGTGSGYQSAYLSHLTDKVWSIEIIKPLAERTRATYDELIGHGYNEFKAISSKNADGYYGWAENGPFDKIVVTCGIDHIPPPLLQQLTPGGIMVIPVGPPGAQRVLKVEKTVAADGTITVARSDIFNKVVPFVPFTKLEGDTIQGNHNK; encoded by the coding sequence TTGGATCGTCGCACATTCCTGATCGGGGCCGGGAGCCTCGCGGCTTCCGCGCTGCTGTGGCGGCCCGGGCTCGCGCTGGCCGACACGCCGAAGCCCTACGACGCGTCGATGACGCCGCCCGTCACGAACCGCGACGACTTCGTGAAGTGGATGGTGGCGAACCGCGCCGAGGACCCGAAGTTCCTCAACGAGAAGTGGGACCGCTACGAGGCCCTGCTGCGCAACCACGACATCTGGGACGCCAAGGACGGCCGCGCCTTCCTGCTGACGCCGCGCGAGGACTTCGTGCGCCCCGCCAACCTGTCGCGCGCCTACGACCACGCCTTCCTGGACATCGGCTACGGCGTGACCATCTCGGGCCCCCACGCGGTGGCGCGCATGACCTCGTCGCTCGACGTGAAACCCGGCGAGAAGGTGCTCGAGATCGGCACGGGCTCGGGGTACCAGTCGGCCTACCTCAGCCACCTCACCGACAAGGTGTGGTCGATCGAGATCATCAAGCCGCTGGCCGAGCGCACCCGCGCCACCTACGACGAGCTGATCGGCCACGGCTACAACGAGTTCAAGGCCATCTCGTCCAAGAACGCGGACGGCTATTACGGCTGGGCCGAGAACGGCCCCTTCGACAAGATCGTCGTCACCTGCGGCATCGACCACATCCCGCCGCCGCTGCTCCAGCAGCTCACGCCCGGCGGCATCATGGTGATCCCGGTGGGGCCGCCCGGCGCCCAGCGCGTGCTCAAGGTCGAGAAGACGGTGGCGGCCGACGGCACCATCACGGTGGCGCGCTCCGACATCTTCAACAAGGTCGTGCCCTTCGTCCCCTTCACCAAGCTCGAAGGCGACACGATCCAGGGCAACCACAACAAGTGA